Proteins encoded in a region of the Xiphophorus couchianus chromosome 11, X_couchianus-1.0, whole genome shotgun sequence genome:
- the LOC114153614 gene encoding uncharacterized protein LOC114153614 → MQNGVRPRKGNKVETKEVSQQSEREEMEGGASAAAGDTEHDETREPTLHDIAGILQAFMGQQEVREKKQREVSAQQEQRFKCLQHQFRLLQMEMHARTTPPPEPTSIDPQPVETQTDHLIQTTSQPEDSESASGSIGQSVHIHHPKLEKLTVEDDIEHFLTTFERIAAAYRWPKLDWIFHLIPLLTGKARSAYVNMDVDDSLEYEKVKAAILQKYDINPETYRQRFRCLDSLDESPKELYSRLKELYEKWIQPKDKTVKQVGESIILEQFLRMLCPELQVWIKEHNPKSAAEAATLADVFVAARSRSQPWSNSAWRAAKDSRRLQPSQPHQKLATGVGKPFLRENQPFKTGKRPPVCYLCGQEGHTKPMCPKNQSKLTQMCFVPHQNMGIKPEIKQSNKIILVKIAGHEINALIDTGSTQTLVQG, encoded by the coding sequence ATGCAGAATGGTGTGCGCccaagaaaaggaaacaaggTTGAGACCAAAGAGGTTTCCCAGCAATCAGAGAGGGAGGAAATGGAAGGAGgagcttcagcagcagctggagacaCTGAGCATGATGAGACCAGAGAACCAACTCTGCATGATATTGCAGGAATTCTTCAGGCGTTCATGGGACAACAGGAAGTTCGAGAGAAAAAGCAGAGAGAGGTTTCTGCACAACAAGAACAGCGCTTCAAGTGTTTGCAACACCAGTTTCGGCTTTTGCAAATGGAAATGCATGCCAGGACAACCCCGCCCCCTGAGCCCACATCAATTGATCCACAGCCTGTTGAAACTCAAACTGATCATCTGATTCAAACAACATCTCAACCTGAGGATTCAGAGTCAGCTTCCGGCTCAATAGGTCAGTCTGTGCACATTCATCATcctaaattagaaaaattaacTGTTGAAGATGATATTGAACACTTTCTGACCACTTTTGAGAGAATTGCAGCTGCTTATCGTTGGCCAAAGTTGGACTGGATTTTTCATCTCATTCCTCTTCTGACGGGTAAGGCTCGCAGCGCCTATGTTAACATGGATGTGGATGATTCTCTGGAATATGAAAAGGTAAAAGCtgccattttacaaaaatatgataTAAATCCAGAAACGTACCGACAAAGATTTCGCTGCCTTGATAGTCTTGATGAGAGTCCAAAGGAATTGTATTCAAGACTCAAAGAACTTTATGAGAAGTGGATTCAGCCTAAAGATAAAACTGTGAAACAAGTTGGTGAATCGATTATTCTGGAACAATTTTTGAGAATGCTGTGTCCTGAGCTTCAGGTCTGGATCAAGGAGCACAATCCAAAGTCTGCTGCAGAAGCTGCTACTCTGGCAGATGTGTTTGTAGCGGCCAGAAGTAGGAGTCAGCCATGGAGCAACAGTGCATGGAGAGCTGCTAAAGACTCACGTCGGTTACAACCCTCTCAACCTCATCAAAAGCTAGCAACAGGTGTGGGTAAGccttttttaagagaaaatcaGCCTTTCAAGACAGGAAAAAGACCACCAGTGTGTTACCTCTGTGGACAAGAAGGTCACACCAAGCCCATGTGCCCCAAGAATCAAAGTAAGCTAactcaaatgtgttttgtgCCTCACCAGAATATGGGTATTAAACCTGAAATAAAGCAGTCAAATAAAATCATCCTAGTGAAGATTGCTGGAcatgaaataaatgctttaataGATACTGGCAGCACACAGACTCTAGTGC